CATCCGCTGATTTCATCGACTCTCCTGAAACAGAGCTTCTTCCTTCAATATCGCTAGCTTCTTAGTTTCCTCATAATCAGCTCTAGCCATAATCCTAACTAGCTCTTTAAACGTAACTCTTGGCTGCCAACCAAGTTTCTCGCGTGCCTTTGATGCATCACCGATTAATATCTCAACATCGGTTGGACGGAAGTATTTTGGGTCAACTTCGATAATAACGCGACCCGTATCAGCGTCGATACCCTTCTCCTCAGCTCCACTTCCCCGCCATTCAAGGTCTATACCAAGCTCTTTAAATGTTTCTTCACAGAACTCCCTAACCGAATGGGTCTCTCCAGTTGCAATTACGAAATCATCAGGCTTTTCCTGCTGAAGCATAAGCCACATCGCCTCAACATAATCCTTGGCATAACCCCAATCTCTCTTGGCATTTAGGTTGCCAAGAAATAGTTTTTCTTGTAGACCAAGCTTGATGCGGGCTGCCGCCATGGTTATCTTTCGAGTAACAAACGTCTCGCCTCGTATTGGCGACTCATGATTAAACAAGATCCCGTTACTTGCAAAGATGTTATATGCCTCGCGGTAGTTAACGGTTATCCAATAGCTATAAAGTTTAGCTGCTGCATAGGGGCTTCTTGGATAAAATGGCGTTTTCTCTGTTTGTGGGATTTCCTGCACAAGGCCATATAGCTCGCTTGTTGCTGCATTATAGAAGCGAACTTTATCCGTCATATCAAGGATACGCAAAGCTTCAAGTAACCGTAATGTACCGAGCGCATCTGCGTTTGCGGTGTATTCCGGTGACTCAAATGAAACGTGCACGTGGCTTTGTGCGGCCAGGTGATAAATCTCATCCGGCTGCGTCTCCTGGATTAAGCGAATCACGTTTGTGGAATCCGTAACATCTCCATAATGCAGAAGAAACCTAGGATGACCCTCATGTGGATCTGTGTAAAGGTGATCAACTCTTTGAGTATTAAAAGAGGATGCTCTCCTTTTAATGCCATGTACCGTATAGCCCTTATCTAGTAATAACTCAGCCAGATAAGCACCATCTTGACCGGTCACGCCGGTTATTAATGCTGTTTTTGACATTTCTTAACTAATCCTCCTAATTTTTAACCGTACGATTAAGCAAGGTTACATGCTCATTGTTTGCCACCGGACGTCCGACTGAGTAATACTCAAACCCAGCCTCTGCCATTTTTTCCACTGAATAAATATTGCGCCCATCGTAGACTACAGGGTGCTTCATTGCTGAGCGCAATATGCTCAAATCCAGCTTCTTAAACTCATCCCATTCAGTTACAATAGCCAACAAATCAGCACCCTCAGCGGCCTCATACGGACTCGCGCACATTTTAAGCCCAGGTTGTTTGCCTAAAGTTGCAACTGCTTTGTCGACCGCTACCGGATCGTAGGCTCTAACTCGAGCGCCTTCATCTAAAAGGGTTCGGATTATCCAGAGCGCGGGTGCTTCGCGAACGTCATCAGTATTTGGCTTAAACGAGAGCCCAAAAACTGCTATTGTTTTATCAGTAAAGCTACCAACAGAACTTCGTATCTTTTCAACAAACCGCTCTTTTTGAATGTTATTGACCTTGATGACCGCCTTCAAAAGCTCAAAATTATGGCCCTGTGTAAGAGCGATATGATCCAACGCTCGTGTATCTTTTGGAAAGCATGAGCCCCCATAACCAATACCAGCTTTAAGAAAATCTGGGCCGATTCGTGGGTCTTGTCCCATGATCTTAGCAATTTTCTCAACATTAGCTCCCGTCAATTCACAGATATTTGCGATTTCGTTGATGAATGATATCTTGGTTGCTAAAAATGCGTTGCAAGCATACTTGGCAAGTTCAGAGGTTGACCTGTCAACAACCCAAATAGGTGCATTATATGGCTCATACACTCTGCTTAAGATATCAGCCGCTCTCTTGCTATTGACTCCGACGACAATTCTGTGGGGATGCATGCGGTCAAAAACAGCAGTGCCTTCGCGCAAGAACTCAGGGTTAGATGCTACATCAAACTCAATTGCTCCATCACTGCACGTTAAATTTTCTTTTATGATTGCCTCGACCTCTGAGGATGTGCCAACCGGTACTGTACTCATAACGGCAACCACTGTGTAGCCACCTCGTAAAGCTTTGCCGATTGCAGCCGCTGCCTCATATACGTAACTAAGATCGCTTTTTCCATCTTCAAGTGGAGGTGTACCGACTACAATAAAGACTACCTCGGACTCAGCTATACCACTGGCTATATCTGAGGTAAAAAGTAGCCTGCCGTGGCCTACATTGCGCTTAACAATATCTTCAAGACCCGGTTCATGAATAGTTAGATTGCCAGCTTGTAGCGTCTTTATTTTTTCTTGGTCGATATCGATGCACACGACGTGATGGCCAACCTCTGCGAAACAGGCGCCAGAAATCAGACCTACATGTCCAGTACCCACAATAGCTAGCTTCATAGTTCCCCCTAGATTAGACGATACAATCGTGTTGTAGCTAGGTTTATGGATTGACCAAACCTTCTTAAATGGTTATCATCCACCTCTAGACAAATAATAATCGCATCCAATTGCTTCGTGGCTAAATCTTCAAAACTCATTATTGGATACCCTAGGAAGACTTTTTTACCATCTGATGCTTGGTCATCGATAATAGCAATAATTTCAAGCTTCACTTCAGGCGCCACAATAGCAGCTATTTCCGCTAGTTCGTTTCTGCCGTATAATGCTACAGTTTTTACATCCTGTTCAGCCAGCTCTTGCAATTTTTTAAAAACATCCTTCCTTGCCTGACGATAAAAATCTATTGTATTTAAAGTCCACTTTACTGCCAGCTGACTTTTGGCTAGAACTCCAGCACGTGTAAGGTGATAAGTTAAAGAGCGATTATTCTCACCGCGAATCTTAATAAGTCCTTTGCGGACTAATGTTTTAAGAAGCGCGTTGGTAATGCCAAGGGCAACCCCAAGACGATTAGAAAGCTCCCGTTGAGAAATTTTTGGATTCTTTTCGATTTCTTCAAGGGCACGGAGACTATGTAGGGCTTCGGCTTCTTTTAAAAAAACCTCATCTTTATGCATTAGGTAAACCCCTGGTTTGCGCAATATCGCTAACTAAATAATTGTTCAAACATTGATTGTTCATATCCTGAACATAGTTTAGCATAATTCAGCATGTCTAATCAAGGGTCTGACTACTTTATTAATAGCGCGTATGATTGCCGCTGCTTCAAAGCGGAACAGCTGTGGAGTATAATCCAACCATGAGCCAAGCATTAGAACTTAAAACCGAAAGCAAAATAAATGCGATTGCCGTTTATTCAGGCGCCCATCCTGCGCATCAGAGGCTTCTAGCCAACTGCTGCAGCAAAAATATCAAAATGTTAGGTGAATGGTCTGCTGGTAAACAAGTTTCAATTAGAATAAAACTGCGTTCATACCTATCCACTGCCATGATGCTTAGGGCAAACAAAGCCAATGTGATTATTATTGAAGGAACCTTACCGGCCGCTTTAATGGCACCAGTAATCAAATTCCTCAACCGGCGCCCAAAACAAGTTATCGCCCTGTGTGCTGACGATGCTCTATATCGAGCTTTTGTTGAAGCTAGTGCCCTGACTCGTATCATCATTCGACATGGTTTCCGGTCTGTCTCAGGTATCATTGCCATTGGCGATTTAACAGCGAAACTAGCCAAAAAACATCTAAAACCACTACCTATTGCAGTCAGGTATCCACCGATACCTCAAGATAAGGTGGATAAGCTCTCACCAATAGAGCCCGCACTAAACTCACATAACTTGGTCCTTATTGGAGGTGGAAGCCAGTATTGTAAGGGTGTAGATATCGCTATAAAATGCTTGTTTGAGCTCCGGCAGCAATTTTCTGACGCCAAGCTGACAATTTTAGGATTTCATGGTATTGCAGAGCAACCTGGAATAGTTTCACCTGGTCCGGTAAGCGACATAAGCTCTTACCTATCATCATCCTCAGTGCTTATCCACCCCGTTAGGGGTGATGCATTTCCACTAGTAGTAGCTGAAGCAATGCTCGCTGGAGTTGTGCCTTTTGTTTCGGAGTGGACCGGCGCTTCCAGTTTAGCTAAGCAGGTATCATCTGAATTGGTAGTACCACTTAATGCTGAAGAATTTGCAAAAAGAATTATAGCCTTTTGGACGGATACGCCGAACAATCGAAATGCAATGTCTTCAAAATGCAAACAAGTAGCACAAAAATTTCTTGTGGATGGCAGGAATCAACCTTCGTTGGTTAAGTTTATTGAAAAGATACGCAACTAAAAACAAGATTGTTGTTGCTGTGCATAGCGCTTTGAGCAAAAACGCTTAAATTTTTATTTATAGCTCAGACTTCGCTCTAATCAGTTGCTCGATTTTTAAGGTAGCACACTAACAGACTTGTCTCTTGTTGCAACCCCTTTGTCTGAAAACCAGGTTACTCCTTCTTCTACCAAGTCCCATTTAAGTATATAGCTACCAGGAGTAGGCGGTGCTTTAACTGTTGCATTTATAGTGCTTTGGCTACCTGGTGCCATATCAGAGCCAATCGAGGTTCTTATCCCGTTCCACACAACCACATTGCCATTCAGATCCATCCAGTGGTAAGCAAGATTGACAGGATTAGCCCCACCTGCTTTCCAGGTCTTAGAGCCTGTGTTTTTGATTGTAACAGATACAGA
This sequence is a window from Bacillota bacterium. Protein-coding genes within it:
- the gmd gene encoding GDP-mannose 4,6-dehydratase; this translates as MSKTALITGVTGQDGAYLAELLLDKGYTVHGIKRRASSFNTQRVDHLYTDPHEGHPRFLLHYGDVTDSTNVIRLIQETQPDEIYHLAAQSHVHVSFESPEYTANADALGTLRLLEALRILDMTDKVRFYNAATSELYGLVQEIPQTEKTPFYPRSPYAAAKLYSYWITVNYREAYNIFASNGILFNHESPIRGETFVTRKITMAAARIKLGLQEKLFLGNLNAKRDWGYAKDYVEAMWLMLQQEKPDDFVIATGETHSVREFCEETFKELGIDLEWRGSGAEEKGIDADTGRVIIEVDPKYFRPTDVEILIGDASKAREKLGWQPRVTFKELVRIMARADYEETKKLAILKEEALFQESR
- a CDS encoding UDP-glucose/GDP-mannose dehydrogenase family protein — its product is MKLAIVGTGHVGLISGACFAEVGHHVVCIDIDQEKIKTLQAGNLTIHEPGLEDIVKRNVGHGRLLFTSDIASGIAESEVVFIVVGTPPLEDGKSDLSYVYEAAAAIGKALRGGYTVVAVMSTVPVGTSSEVEAIIKENLTCSDGAIEFDVASNPEFLREGTAVFDRMHPHRIVVGVNSKRAADILSRVYEPYNAPIWVVDRSTSELAKYACNAFLATKISFINEIANICELTGANVEKIAKIMGQDPRIGPDFLKAGIGYGGSCFPKDTRALDHIALTQGHNFELLKAVIKVNNIQKERFVEKIRSSVGSFTDKTIAVFGLSFKPNTDDVREAPALWIIRTLLDEGARVRAYDPVAVDKAVATLGKQPGLKMCASPYEAAEGADLLAIVTEWDEFKKLDLSILRSAMKHPVVYDGRNIYSVEKMAEAGFEYYSVGRPVANNEHVTLLNRTVKN
- a CDS encoding winged helix-turn-helix transcriptional regulator — encoded protein: MHKDEVFLKEAEALHSLRALEEIEKNPKISQRELSNRLGVALGITNALLKTLVRKGLIKIRGENNRSLTYHLTRAGVLAKSQLAVKWTLNTIDFYRQARKDVFKKLQELAEQDVKTVALYGRNELAEIAAIVAPEVKLEIIAIIDDQASDGKKVFLGYPIMSFEDLATKQLDAIIICLEVDDNHLRRFGQSINLATTRLYRLI
- a CDS encoding glycosyltransferase produces the protein MSQALELKTESKINAIAVYSGAHPAHQRLLANCCSKNIKMLGEWSAGKQVSIRIKLRSYLSTAMMLRANKANVIIIEGTLPAALMAPVIKFLNRRPKQVIALCADDALYRAFVEASALTRIIIRHGFRSVSGIIAIGDLTAKLAKKHLKPLPIAVRYPPIPQDKVDKLSPIEPALNSHNLVLIGGGSQYCKGVDIAIKCLFELRQQFSDAKLTILGFHGIAEQPGIVSPGPVSDISSYLSSSSVLIHPVRGDAFPLVVAEAMLAGVVPFVSEWTGASSLAKQVSSELVVPLNAEEFAKRIIAFWTDTPNNRNAMSSKCKQVAQKFLVDGRNQPSLVKFIEKIRN